The genome window TGCAATGCCGACCGTCACGGCCGAATCGGCGATGTTGAAAACCGGCCAGCGTTCCATTCCGGAAAAATGGGCGGGACCGAGATGAAACGGCGGGATGTCGAAAAACTCAAAATCAAAAAAATCGGTGACCGAGCCGTACAAGGCCCGGTCGTACAGGTTGCCAAAGGCGCCGCCCAAAATCAGGCTAAGCGAAAAGCGCGAAAGTTTTCCGTCCTCCGGATGCTGGTAGAGATAAAACAGGATGTACAGGATGACGACAATGGAGGCGATGAAGTAAAAAGTGCTCCCTCCCAGCTGGATGCCGAAGGCCCCCCCTCTGTTTTCGACGTAGGTGAACAGGAAAAAATTCCCGATGACCGAAACCGATTCCCCCAGTTCAAAGTTCTTTTTCACCAGCCACTTGGTGAACCGGTCCAAAACCCAGATGAAGAAAACGAGAAGAACGTATAATTTGTAGGGTGCGAGGCGCGAAAAACCGGCCGCCATCTACATATTTTCTTTCAGCTTGGCCTGCTCTTCCTTCTCCTTGCAGGCGATGCACAAGCGGGCGTGGGGAACCGCTTCCAGCCGGGCGGCGGAGATGTCGCCGCCGCACTCCTGGCACTTGCCGAAATTTCCGTCCTTGATCCGGCGCAACGCCTCGTCGATGTGATACAAGAGCCGGCCCGACTTGGAGGCCATCAAAAACGCCTTCTCACGCTCCATCGCGTCCGTCCCTTGATCGGCCATATGATAAGAATAGGAAGACAAATCGCCGGAGGAGTCCTTGATGGTCGTCTCCAAAGCCGCCTTTTTCAAAAGCCCCATTTCTTCCACCAGTTCCGAGCGGCGGGCCAAGAGAAGCTTTTCGTATTTTTCCAAATCCTTCTTTTTCATCCTTTTTCCTCTCTATGAAATTCTACGAGGTTACGTTTTCAGGCCTCCCCGCTCGGGCCGCCGAAAGTTTCACTTTTTCCCCGTTCACGTTCAGCTCCACCGAGGCTTCCGCCTTCGGCAGCCGCTCAGAAAGCCGCTCCGTCAGCGTTTCCTTTCGGATGTAGCCGCCGAACCGTTCGAGGGCCTTCGCCACCGCCGGCGTTCCTTCGATGGAAAGCCAAATCCGGTCGGTCACTTCAAAGCCGGATTCCTTGCGCAGGTTTTGGATCCGGTTCACCAGTTCCCGCGCCAGCCCTTCCAGTACGAGATCCTCCGACAACCGGGTATCCAGGGCCACCGCATACCCGCCGAACGTCTCCCCCACCAGCCCCTCGGGGCTTTTTTCAACGATCTCCACTTCCGTCCGGCTTACGGTGGCCGCCTCTCCCTCTATAACCACCTCCAGTTCCCCTTTTTGCTTCAACCGCAAAAGTTCCGCCGTCCCCAGACTTTTGATTTTTTCGGCCGCCGCCCCGATTTTTTTACCCCATTTCGGCCCCAGCACCGAAAAGACCGGTTTGGCGGAAAGCGAAAATAACTTTTCCGAGGACGGAAGGAAAGTGACTTTTTTTACGTTCAACTCCTCGGCCATGATGGGGACGAGTTCGGAAAGCGCGGCCTCCGATTTCCCGCCCGGCACCACGGCAATAAGCTCCGGCAGCGGCTGGCGCACCTTTATTTTGCTTTTGTTGCGCGCCGCCCGCCCCAAGACCACCAGTTGGATCAAGTCATCCATTTTCCGTTCCAAGGCGCCGTCGATTTTCGACTCGTCGCAGACCGGAAACGCCGCCCAGTGAATGCTGTCAACCCCCGGTTGGAATTTCGCCGCCAGTTCCTGATACAGCTTTTCCGGCAGGAAGGGTGCCATCGGCGCCGCCAGTTTTAAAACCGTAACGAGCGCCTGATGCAGCGTGGCGTAGGCCGAGGCCTTGTCGGCATCCCAGCCCGAGCGCCAGAAGCGCTTCCGGTTGCGCCGCACATACCAGTTGGAAAGCTCCTCCACGACAAACCGCTCCAGCTTGCGGGCCACGTTCGTAACCTCAAAAACCTCGTAATCGGCGGTTGTCTCCTTGACCAACGAATTGAGCCGGGACAAAATCCAGCGGTCCAATTCGGAGGGGCTCTGCGGCGCGGAAAGCTTCTCCGGCGTCCAGCCGTCGATATTCGCATACAGGGCGAAAAAGGAATACGTATTCCGCAGGGTATCAAAAAAGTTGCGGACCGTATCCACCACGCCGTCCACGTCGAAACGAGTCGGCAGCCAGGGGGCGGAAACGGAAATCAAAT of Verrucomicrobiia bacterium contains these proteins:
- a CDS encoding TraR/DksA family transcriptional regulator — its product is MKKKDLEKYEKLLLARRSELVEEMGLLKKAALETTIKDSSGDLSSYSYHMADQGTDAMEREKAFLMASKSGRLLYHIDEALRRIKDGNFGKCQECGGDISAARLEAVPHARLCIACKEKEEQAKLKENM
- the lspA gene encoding signal peptidase II produces the protein MAAGFSRLAPYKLYVLLVFFIWVLDRFTKWLVKKNFELGESVSVIGNFFLFTYVENRGGAFGIQLGGSTFYFIASIVVILYILFYLYQHPEDGKLSRFSLSLILGGAFGNLYDRALYGSVTDFFDFEFFDIPPFHLGPAHFSGMERWPVFNIADSAVTVGIALLLSASFFSKKELPSPAAAADAKL